The Kluyvera intermedia genome window below encodes:
- the rpmI gene encoding 50S ribosomal protein L35, translated as MPKIKTVRGAAKRFKKTGKGGFKHKRANLRHILTKKATKRKRHLRPKAMVSKGDLGLVIACLPYA; from the coding sequence ATGCCAAAAATTAAGACCGTACGCGGTGCTGCTAAGCGCTTCAAAAAAACCGGTAAAGGTGGTTTTAAGCACAAACGCGCTAACCTGCGTCACATTCTGACCAAAAAAGCTACCAAGCGTAAACGTCACCTGCGTCCAAAAGCCATGGTTTCTAAAGGCGATCTGGGCCTGGTAATCGCGTGCCTGCCGTACGCATAA
- the thrS gene encoding threonine--tRNA ligase, with protein sequence MPVITLPDGSQRHYDNAVSPMDVALDIGPGLAKATIAGRVNGELVDASDLIENDAKLSLITAKDEEGLEIIRHSCAHLLGHAIKQLWPNTKMAIGPVIDNGFYYDVDLDHTLTQEDIDALDKRMHELAETNYDVVKNKVSWHEARETFVKRGENYKVAILDENISHDDKPGLYHHEEYVDMCRGPHVPNMRFCHYFKLMKTAGAYWRGDSNNKMLQRIYGTAWTDKKALNAYLLRLEEAAKRDHRKIGKQLDLYHMQEEAPGMVFWHNDGWTIFRELETFVRSKLKEYQYQEVKGPFMMDRVLWEKTGHWDNYKDAMFTTSSENREYCIKPMNCPGHVQIFNQGLKSYRDLPLRMAEFGSCHRNEPSGALHGLMRVRGFTQDDAHIFCTEEQVRDEVNACIRLVYDMYSTFGFEKIVVKLSTRPEKRIGSDETWDRAEADLAVALEENNIPFEYQLGEGAFYGPKIEFTLYDCLDRAWQCGTVQLDFSLPSRLSASYIGESNERQVPVMIHRAILGSLERFIGILTEEFAGFFPTWIAPVQVVVMNITDSQAEYVNELTRKLQNAGIRVKADLRNEKIGFKIREHTLRRVPYMLVCGDKEVEAGKVAVRTRRGKDLGSLDVNEVIEKLQQEIRSRSLKQLEE encoded by the coding sequence ATGCCTGTAATTACTCTTCCTGATGGCAGCCAACGCCATTACGACAACGCTGTTAGCCCAATGGATGTCGCTCTGGACATTGGCCCTGGTCTGGCAAAAGCCACCATCGCTGGGCGTGTTAACGGTGAACTGGTTGATGCTTCCGATTTGATTGAAAACGATGCCAAACTTTCGCTCATCACCGCAAAAGATGAAGAAGGTCTGGAGATCATTCGTCACTCGTGTGCTCACCTGCTTGGTCACGCCATCAAACAGCTTTGGCCAAACACTAAAATGGCCATCGGCCCGGTTATCGACAACGGCTTCTATTATGACGTTGACCTTGATCATACGCTGACCCAGGAAGACATCGACGCGCTCGACAAACGTATGCATGAGCTCGCCGAGACAAACTATGACGTCGTCAAGAATAAAGTCAGCTGGCATGAAGCCCGTGAAACTTTCGTGAAACGTGGTGAAAACTATAAAGTTGCCATTCTTGATGAAAACATTTCGCATGATGACAAGCCTGGCTTGTACCATCACGAAGAATATGTCGACATGTGCCGTGGTCCGCACGTGCCGAATATGCGTTTCTGCCACTACTTCAAGTTGATGAAAACCGCTGGTGCTTACTGGCGCGGCGATAGCAACAACAAGATGCTGCAGCGTATTTATGGTACCGCATGGACGGACAAAAAGGCCCTCAATGCCTACCTGCTGCGCCTTGAAGAAGCGGCGAAGCGCGATCACCGTAAAATTGGTAAGCAGCTCGACCTGTATCATATGCAGGAAGAGGCGCCGGGTATGGTGTTTTGGCATAATGATGGCTGGACAATCTTCCGTGAACTGGAAACCTTTGTGCGCTCTAAGCTCAAAGAATACCAGTATCAGGAAGTGAAAGGCCCGTTCATGATGGACCGTGTGCTGTGGGAAAAAACCGGCCACTGGGACAACTATAAAGATGCGATGTTCACTACCTCTTCTGAGAACCGTGAATACTGCATCAAGCCAATGAACTGCCCGGGGCACGTACAGATCTTTAATCAGGGTCTGAAATCTTACCGCGATCTGCCGCTGCGTATGGCAGAGTTCGGCAGTTGCCACCGTAATGAACCGTCAGGTGCTCTGCATGGCCTGATGCGCGTACGTGGCTTTACTCAGGATGACGCCCACATCTTCTGTACAGAAGAACAGGTGCGTGATGAAGTTAACGCGTGCATTCGTTTAGTCTATGATATGTACAGCACTTTCGGCTTCGAGAAAATCGTCGTCAAACTTTCAACGCGTCCGGAAAAGCGTATCGGTAGCGATGAAACGTGGGATCGTGCGGAAGCGGATCTGGCTGTTGCGTTGGAAGAGAACAACATCCCGTTTGAGTATCAACTGGGTGAGGGTGCATTCTATGGCCCGAAAATTGAATTTACCCTTTATGACTGCCTCGATCGTGCATGGCAGTGCGGTACTGTACAGTTAGACTTCTCTCTGCCGTCTCGTCTAAGCGCCTCATATATTGGCGAAAGCAACGAGCGTCAGGTACCGGTAATGATTCACCGTGCAATTCTGGGTTCACTGGAGCGCTTTATTGGCATCCTGACCGAAGAGTTCGCCGGTTTCTTCCCAACCTGGATTGCACCAGTACAGGTTGTAGTGATGAATATCACCGATTCTCAAGCTGAATATGTCAACGAATTGACCCGTAAATTGCAAAATGCAGGCATTCGTGTAAAAGCAGACTTGAGAAATGAGAAGATTGGCTTTAAAATCCGTGAGCACACTTTACGTCGTGTCCCTTACATGTTGGTCTGTGGCGACAAAGAGGTAGAAGCAGGCAAAGTTGCCGTGCGTACCCGTCGTGGCAAAGACTTGGGCAGCCTGGACGTAAATGAAGTTATCGAGAAGCTGCAACAAGAGATTCGCAGCCGCAGTCTAAAACAACTGGAGGAATAA
- the rplT gene encoding 50S ribosomal protein L20: protein MARVKRGVVARARHKKILKQAKGYYGARSRVYRVAFQAVIKAGQYAYRDRRQKKRQFRQLWIARINAAARQNGISYSKFINGLKKASVEIDRKILADIAVFDKIAFTALVEKAKAALA from the coding sequence ATGGCTCGCGTAAAACGTGGTGTAGTTGCCCGTGCACGTCACAAGAAAATTTTGAAACAAGCTAAAGGTTACTACGGTGCGCGTTCTCGCGTATACCGCGTTGCCTTCCAGGCTGTTATCAAAGCAGGTCAGTACGCTTATCGTGACCGTCGTCAGAAAAAGCGTCAGTTCCGTCAACTGTGGATTGCGCGTATCAACGCAGCAGCACGTCAGAACGGTATTTCTTACAGCAAATTCATCAACGGCCTGAAAAAAGCCTCTGTTGAAATCGACCGTAAGATCCTGGCTGACATCGCAGTATTCGACAAAATCGCGTTCACCGCGTTAGTTGAAAAAGCGAAAGCAGCACTGGCGTAA
- a CDS encoding YdiY family protein: MKLLKTVPVAVVLLGGVFASTFATASDTVFTVMDDPSTAKKPFEGSVNAGYLSQAGNTKSTSATADSTLTWYGDTTAWSLWGAASNTSANDERSSEKYSVGGRSRYNMTSVDYLFGQASWLTDRYNGYHERDVFTAGYGHQFLNGPVHSLRFEFGPGVRYDEFTDGNTETQALGYASGAYAWQMTDTAKFTQGVSVLGADDTTVNSETALNVAINAHFGLKVAYSVTWNSEPPASAPDHTDRRTSLTLGYTM; this comes from the coding sequence GCCAGTGATACCGTTTTTACTGTCATGGATGACCCAAGCACCGCGAAGAAGCCATTTGAAGGTAGCGTCAATGCGGGCTATCTCTCGCAAGCAGGGAATACGAAAAGTACATCGGCTACCGCTGATTCCACGCTTACCTGGTATGGCGATACTACTGCCTGGTCTTTATGGGGCGCCGCCAGTAATACTTCTGCTAATGATGAACGTTCTTCGGAAAAATATTCAGTAGGCGGACGTAGTCGTTACAATATGACCAGTGTTGACTACCTGTTTGGACAGGCTAGTTGGTTAACTGACCGTTATAATGGTTACCACGAACGTGATGTGTTTACCGCAGGTTACGGTCACCAGTTCTTGAATGGACCTGTCCACAGCCTCCGTTTTGAATTTGGTCCCGGCGTTCGTTATGACGAGTTCACCGACGGTAATACCGAAACTCAGGCACTGGGCTATGCTTCGGGAGCTTATGCCTGGCAGATGACTGACACCGCGAAATTTACGCAAGGTGTATCGGTACTGGGCGCTGACGACACGACCGTAAACTCAGAAACCGCGTTGAATGTGGCCATCAATGCTCACTTCGGCCTGAAGGTTGCTTATAGCGTTACCTGGAACTCCGAGCCACCGGCATCGGCGCCAGATCATACCGATCGTCGTACCTCGTTGACGTTAGGTTATACCATGTAA
- a CDS encoding C40 family peptidase, which yields MRFWAIFLLAFILAGCSSHRPPPPNPRLADSITVIANLNDQLHHWHGTPYRYGGMSRRGVDCSAFVLMTFRDKFEMRLPRETRQQAKLGTEIDKEDLLPGDLVFFKTGSGESGLHVGIYDTDNQFIHASTSQGVTRSSLNNVYWRKNFWQARRI from the coding sequence ATGCGTTTCTGGGCTATTTTCCTTTTAGCATTCATTTTGGCTGGTTGTAGCAGCCACCGTCCGCCTCCGCCGAATCCTCGGCTTGCGGATTCAATTACCGTGATTGCCAACTTAAACGATCAACTACACCATTGGCACGGCACGCCATATCGCTATGGTGGAATGAGCCGTCGTGGCGTAGATTGCTCGGCGTTTGTTCTGATGACATTCCGCGATAAATTCGAAATGCGTTTACCCAGAGAAACGCGCCAACAGGCTAAATTGGGAACGGAAATAGATAAAGAAGATCTCTTGCCGGGCGATCTGGTGTTCTTCAAGACCGGTTCGGGTGAAAGCGGATTGCATGTCGGAATCTATGACACTGATAATCAGTTTATCCATGCCTCAACAAGCCAGGGGGTCACGCGGTCCTCGTTAAACAACGTTTACTGGCGAAAGAACTTTTGGCAGGCCAGGCGAATTTAA
- the btuC gene encoding vitamin B12 ABC transporter permease BtuC, with protein MQVYVHQQQRRNRCWLTGLTLVLLVMLVIGLCAGDQWISPAQWFTPKGQLFIWQIRLPRTLAVLLVGAALALSGAVMQALFENPLAEPGLLGVSNGAGVGLIAVIMLGQGTLPGWVPGLAAIAGALLITGILMRFARRHLSTSRLLLAGVALGIICSALMTWAVYFSTSFDLRQLMYWMMGGFGGVDWQQLWLMIALLPVILWVCLQSQPLNLLALGDTSARQLGVPIALWRKLLVMATGWLVGVSVALAGAIGFVGLVVPHMLRLCGLTDHRVLLPASALAGASVLLFADIVARLALSAAELPIGVVTATLGAPVFIWLLLKSGR; from the coding sequence ATGCAGGTCTATGTACATCAACAGCAGCGGCGAAACCGTTGCTGGCTAACCGGGTTGACGCTGGTACTCCTCGTCATGTTGGTTATTGGTCTGTGTGCAGGGGACCAATGGATTTCCCCGGCACAATGGTTCACGCCAAAAGGACAACTCTTCATCTGGCAAATTCGCTTACCGCGCACGTTGGCGGTGTTGCTGGTTGGGGCTGCGCTGGCACTTTCCGGCGCGGTAATGCAGGCTTTGTTCGAAAATCCGCTGGCTGAACCTGGCTTGCTGGGTGTCTCTAATGGTGCGGGCGTTGGCCTTATCGCGGTGATTATGCTCGGTCAGGGCACTTTACCCGGCTGGGTGCCGGGTCTGGCTGCTATTGCTGGCGCACTGCTTATTACCGGGATCCTGATGCGTTTTGCGCGTCGACATTTATCGACCAGCCGCCTGTTACTGGCAGGCGTGGCACTCGGTATTATCTGTAGCGCGTTGATGACCTGGGCGGTCTATTTCTCAACGTCGTTCGACTTGCGGCAGTTAATGTACTGGATGATGGGCGGTTTTGGTGGTGTCGACTGGCAGCAACTGTGGCTCATGATTGCGCTTTTACCGGTGATTTTGTGGGTCTGTTTACAATCGCAGCCACTCAATCTGTTAGCGTTAGGAGATACCTCCGCACGCCAGCTAGGCGTTCCCATCGCGCTGTGGCGAAAGCTGCTGGTGATGGCGACAGGTTGGTTGGTGGGTGTTAGTGTGGCACTGGCCGGTGCTATCGGCTTCGTTGGTCTGGTGGTGCCGCATATGCTGCGTCTGTGTGGTTTAACCGATCATCGCGTGCTGCTGCCCGCTAGCGCCCTGGCAGGGGCAAGCGTGCTGCTGTTTGCTGATATTGTGGCGCGTCTGGCGCTGTCAGCGGCTGAGTTGCCAATAGGCGTTGTCACAGCAACGCTAGGCGCGCCGGTATTTATCTGGTTACTATTGAAGTCCGGGCGTTAG
- the yniD gene encoding small membrane protein YniD — protein MPTDRFAKKHWKMVLVLIAICGAMLLLRWAAMIWGE, from the coding sequence ATGCCTACTGATCGATTTGCAAAAAAACACTGGAAAATGGTGCTGGTGCTAATAGCCATCTGCGGGGCGATGTTGTTGCTCCGGTGGGCTGCGATGATTTGGGGGGAGTAA
- the infC gene encoding translation initiation factor IF-3: MKGGKRVQTARPNRINGEIRALEVRLTGLEGEALGIVSLREAIEKAEEAGVDLVEISPNAEPPVCRIMDYGKFLYEKSKSSKEQKKKQKVIQVKEIKFRPGTDDGDYQVKLRSLVRFLEEGDKAKITLRFRGREMAHQQIGMEVLTRVRDDLSELAVVESFPTKIEGRQMIMVLAPKKKQ, from the coding sequence ATTAAAGGCGGAAAACGAGTTCAAACGGCACGTCCGAATCGTATCAATGGCGAGATTCGCGCCCTGGAAGTTCGCTTGACAGGTCTGGAAGGCGAAGCTTTGGGTATTGTGAGTCTGAGAGAAGCTATCGAAAAAGCTGAAGAAGCTGGAGTAGATTTAGTTGAAATCAGCCCTAACGCCGAACCGCCAGTTTGTCGTATCATGGACTACGGCAAGTTCCTTTATGAAAAAAGTAAGTCTTCTAAGGAACAGAAGAAGAAACAAAAAGTTATCCAGGTTAAGGAAATTAAATTCCGTCCTGGTACCGATGATGGCGACTACCAGGTAAAACTCCGCAGCCTGGTTCGCTTTCTCGAAGAGGGTGATAAAGCTAAGATCACACTGCGTTTCCGCGGTCGTGAGATGGCTCACCAGCAGATTGGTATGGAAGTGCTTACGCGCGTCCGTGACGATCTGAGTGAACTGGCAGTGGTCGAATCCTTCCCTACGAAGATCGAAGGCCGCCAGATGATCATGGTGCTCGCCCCTAAGAAGAAACAGTAA
- the pheM gene encoding pheST operon leader peptide PheM, translating to MNAAIFRFFFYFST from the coding sequence ATGAATGCTGCTATTTTCCGCTTCTTCTTTTACTTTAGCACCTGA
- the btuD gene encoding vitamin B12 ABC transporter ATP-binding protein BtuD: protein MMPLMQLQDISENNRLQGISADVGYGEIIHLVGPNGAGKSTLLTRMAGLSRGKGVVTLDDQPLDSWSPSALAHHRAYLSQHQSPPFAMPVWQFLTLHQHTPHSSPLAVHVTDALGLNNKLGRNVSQLSGGEWQRVRLAAVILQIHPGDNPQGQLLLLDEPMNSLDVAQQAALDKLLAELRTAGVTIVMSSHDLNYTLRHADRVWLLCEGKLIASGRTDAVLQPENLAAAYNMTFQKLEIAGHQMLIYAEDCEK from the coding sequence ATGATGCCGTTGATGCAGCTTCAGGATATCAGTGAAAACAACCGGCTTCAGGGCATAAGCGCTGATGTTGGTTACGGCGAGATTATCCATCTGGTTGGGCCGAACGGTGCAGGTAAAAGCACATTGCTGACGAGAATGGCGGGACTGAGCCGGGGGAAAGGCGTCGTCACACTAGACGATCAGCCGTTAGACTCATGGTCGCCTTCTGCGCTTGCACATCATCGAGCCTACCTTTCTCAGCACCAATCGCCGCCTTTTGCCATGCCGGTCTGGCAGTTTCTGACGCTGCATCAACATACTCCTCATTCCTCACCGCTGGCCGTTCATGTGACGGATGCTCTGGGTTTAAACAATAAACTGGGGCGGAACGTCAGCCAGCTGTCGGGGGGCGAATGGCAACGTGTTCGCTTGGCGGCGGTGATATTGCAGATTCATCCCGGAGATAATCCACAGGGCCAGCTGTTGCTGCTCGATGAACCGATGAATAGCCTTGACGTTGCCCAGCAGGCGGCATTGGATAAACTGTTGGCGGAGCTTCGTACGGCAGGTGTCACGATTGTGATGAGCAGTCATGATCTTAACTATACGTTACGCCACGCGGACCGGGTCTGGTTATTATGTGAGGGTAAACTGATTGCCAGCGGTAGAACCGATGCCGTACTGCAGCCGGAAAATTTAGCGGCAGCGTATAATATGACTTTCCAGAAGCTAGAAATAGCCGGTCACCAAATGCTCATTTATGCTGAGGACTGTGAAAAATAA
- a CDS encoding glutathione peroxidase translates to MQTTILNTPVTTIDGENTTLDAYKGKVLLIVNVASKCGLTPQYEQLEALQESLQDQGFTVLGFPCNQFLGQEPGSADEIKTFCSMTYGVTFPLFSKIEVNGENSHPLYNQLKRIAPKAVTPQGSGFYERMESKGRAPGHPGDILWNFEKFLIGRNGEVINRFSPDMTPDAPELVAAIKQALAQS, encoded by the coding sequence ATGCAAACCACCATTCTGAACACGCCTGTCACAACGATAGATGGCGAAAACACCACCCTGGACGCTTATAAGGGTAAGGTGCTCCTGATTGTTAACGTCGCTTCTAAATGCGGGCTGACGCCACAATACGAGCAGCTGGAAGCATTACAGGAGTCCTTACAAGATCAAGGGTTCACCGTTCTTGGTTTCCCATGCAACCAGTTCCTGGGGCAAGAGCCTGGTAGCGCTGACGAGATTAAAACTTTCTGTAGCATGACCTATGGCGTGACGTTCCCGCTGTTTAGCAAAATTGAGGTGAATGGCGAAAACAGTCACCCCCTCTATAACCAATTGAAACGCATTGCACCAAAGGCTGTTACACCACAAGGGAGCGGTTTCTACGAGCGTATGGAGAGCAAAGGGCGCGCTCCTGGGCATCCAGGCGATATCCTGTGGAACTTTGAAAAATTCCTTATCGGCCGTAACGGTGAAGTGATCAATCGATTTTCACCGGATATGACGCCAGACGCTCCTGAGTTGGTCGCCGCCATTAAACAGGCTCTCGCTCAGTCATGA
- the pheT gene encoding phenylalanine--tRNA ligase subunit beta yields MKFSELWLREWVNPAIDSEALSGQITMAGLEVDGVDAVAGSFNGVVVGEVVECGQHPNADKLRVTKVNVGGERLLDIVCGAPNCRQGLKVAVATIGAVLPGDFKIKAAKLRGEPSEGMLCSFSELGISDDHAGIIELPADAPLGTDIREYLKLDDNTIEISVTPNRADCLGIIGVARDVAVLNKLPLNAPEIAPVAATISDVLSIDVEAADACPRYLGRVVKGINVKAPTPLWMKEKLRRCGIRSIDAVVDVTNYVLLELGQPMHAFDKDRIEGGIKVRMAKEGETLVLLDGNEAKLSADTLVIADHNKALAMAGIFGGEHSGVNDETQNVLLESAFFSPLSITGRARRNGLHTDASHRYERGVDPALQHKAMERATRLLIDLCGGEAGPIVDVTHEVALPKRATITLRRSKLDRLIGHHIADDLVTDILTRLGCEVTVGTDEWQAVAPTWRFDMEIEEDLVEEVARVYGYNSIPNEPVQAGLIMGSHREANLSLKRVKTMLNDKGYQEVITYSFVDPKVQQWVHPGEEALILPSPISSEMSAMRLSLLTGLLSTVVYNQNRQQNRVRIFEAGLRFVPDTQAPLGIRQDVMLGGVMCGNRYEEHWNLAKESVDFYDLKGDLESVLELTGKLSEIQFKAEVNPALHPGQSAAIYLKGERIGFIGVIHPELERKLDLNGRTLAFELEWNKLADRVVPQAQDVSRFPANRRDIAVVVAENVPAADILNECKKVGVNQIVGVNLFDVYRGKGVAEGFKSLAISLILQDTSRTLEEEEIAATVAKCVEALKERFQASLRD; encoded by the coding sequence ATGAAATTCAGTGAACTGTGGTTACGCGAATGGGTTAACCCGGCCATTGATAGCGAAGCGCTGTCAGGACAAATCACCATGGCTGGCCTGGAAGTTGACGGCGTTGATGCCGTAGCGGGAAGCTTCAATGGTGTTGTGGTGGGCGAAGTGGTGGAATGCGGTCAGCATCCAAACGCCGACAAACTGCGCGTCACAAAAGTGAACGTCGGCGGTGAACGTCTGCTGGACATCGTCTGCGGTGCACCAAACTGCCGTCAGGGGCTAAAAGTTGCCGTGGCGACTATCGGCGCGGTACTGCCGGGTGATTTTAAAATTAAAGCCGCTAAACTGCGCGGTGAGCCATCAGAGGGGATGCTGTGCTCTTTCTCTGAACTGGGTATTTCCGACGATCACGCTGGCATCATCGAACTGCCGGCCGATGCGCCGCTCGGTACAGATATCCGTGAATATCTGAAGCTTGATGACAACACCATCGAAATCAGCGTCACGCCAAACCGTGCTGACTGCTTAGGTATTATTGGTGTCGCGCGCGATGTCGCTGTACTTAACAAGCTGCCACTGAATGCACCAGAAATCGCGCCTGTAGCCGCGACTATTTCTGATGTGCTGTCTATTGACGTTGAAGCCGCTGACGCGTGTCCACGTTACCTGGGCCGTGTGGTTAAAGGAATTAACGTTAAAGCGCCAACCCCGCTGTGGATGAAAGAGAAACTGCGCCGCTGTGGCATCCGCTCTATTGATGCGGTTGTTGATGTGACCAACTATGTCCTGCTGGAACTGGGTCAGCCGATGCATGCGTTCGACAAAGATCGCATCGAAGGTGGGATTAAAGTTCGTATGGCAAAAGAAGGCGAAACGCTGGTACTGCTGGACGGCAATGAAGCGAAGCTTAGCGCGGATACGCTGGTGATTGCTGACCACAACAAAGCGCTAGCGATGGCGGGTATCTTTGGCGGTGAGCACTCTGGTGTGAACGACGAAACCCAAAATGTCCTGCTGGAATCTGCATTCTTTAGCCCACTGTCCATTACCGGACGTGCTCGTCGTAATGGTCTTCATACCGACGCATCTCATCGCTATGAGCGCGGCGTTGATCCGGCGCTGCAACATAAAGCGATGGAGCGTGCGACTCGTCTGCTTATTGATTTGTGTGGCGGTGAAGCCGGCCCGATTGTTGATGTGACCCACGAAGTGGCATTGCCGAAGCGTGCAACCATTACCCTGCGTCGTAGCAAATTAGATCGCCTCATTGGCCATCACATTGCGGATGATCTGGTCACCGATATTCTGACCCGCCTGGGTTGTGAAGTGACCGTAGGGACTGACGAATGGCAGGCCGTTGCTCCGACCTGGCGTTTCGATATGGAAATCGAAGAAGATTTAGTTGAAGAAGTAGCACGTGTCTACGGCTACAACAGCATTCCTAATGAACCGGTTCAGGCTGGTCTGATTATGGGAAGCCATAGAGAAGCGAACCTGTCGCTTAAGCGTGTGAAAACCATGCTGAACGACAAAGGCTATCAGGAAGTGATTACCTATAGCTTTGTTGACCCGAAAGTTCAGCAATGGGTACACCCTGGCGAAGAAGCGCTTATTTTACCAAGCCCAATCTCCAGCGAAATGTCCGCAATGCGCCTGTCTCTGCTGACCGGTTTGTTGTCAACGGTGGTGTATAACCAAAATCGTCAGCAAAATCGTGTGCGTATTTTTGAAGCCGGTTTGCGTTTTGTTCCGGATACTCAGGCCCCATTAGGCATCCGTCAGGATGTGATGCTGGGGGGAGTAATGTGTGGCAACCGCTATGAAGAACATTGGAATCTGGCAAAAGAGTCTGTTGATTTCTATGATTTGAAGGGCGATTTGGAGTCTGTTCTTGAACTGACCGGTAAATTATCTGAAATTCAGTTCAAAGCAGAAGTTAACCCAGCGCTGCATCCGGGGCAGTCTGCGGCGATTTATCTGAAAGGTGAACGCATTGGTTTCATTGGTGTTATCCATCCGGAACTTGAGCGTAAACTGGATCTGAATGGTCGTACATTGGCATTCGAACTGGAATGGAACAAGCTTGCAGACCGCGTCGTTCCTCAGGCTCAGGACGTTTCCCGCTTCCCGGCAAACCGCCGTGATATCGCCGTTGTTGTCGCGGAAAATGTACCTGCTGCTGATATTTTAAACGAATGTAAGAAAGTTGGCGTAAATCAGATAGTTGGCGTAAACTTGTTTGACGTGTACCGTGGTAAGGGTGTTGCGGAGGGCTTCAAGAGCCTTGCTATCAGCCTGATTTTACAAGATACCAGCCGTACACTCGAAGAAGAGGAGATTGCCGCTACCGTCGCCAAATGTGTAGAGGCATTAAAAGAGCGATTCCAGGCATCACTGAGGGATTGA
- the pheS gene encoding phenylalanine--tRNA ligase subunit alpha encodes MSHLAELVASATAAINQASDVAALDNVRVEYLGKKGHLTLQMTTLRELPPEERPAAGAVINEAKEQVQQVLNARKADLESAALNARLAAETIDISLPGRRIENGGLHPVTRTIDRIESFFGELGFTVATGPEIEDDYHNFDALNIPTHHPARADHDTFWFDATRLLRTQTSGVQIRTMKDQQPPIRIIAPGRVYRNDYDQTHTPMFHQMEGLIVDKNINFTNLKGTLHDFLRNFFEEDLQIRFRPSYFPFTEPSAEVDVMGKNGKWLEVLGCGMVHPNVLRNVGIDPEVYSGFAFGMGMERLTMLRYGVTDLRAFFENDLRFLKQFK; translated from the coding sequence ATGTCACATCTCGCAGAGCTGGTTGCCAGTGCAACAGCCGCCATTAATCAGGCTTCAGATGTTGCCGCGTTAGACAATGTCCGCGTCGAATATTTGGGCAAGAAAGGGCACCTGACCCTTCAAATGACTACCCTGCGCGAACTGCCGCCGGAAGAGCGTCCAGCAGCGGGTGCGGTGATTAACGAAGCGAAAGAACAGGTACAGCAGGTGCTGAATGCGCGCAAAGCCGACCTGGAAAGTGCTGCGTTAAATGCTCGCCTGGCCGCGGAGACGATCGATATCTCCCTGCCGGGTCGCCGCATCGAAAATGGTGGTCTGCACCCGGTTACGCGCACCATCGACCGTATTGAAAGTTTCTTCGGTGAGCTCGGTTTTACCGTTGCAACGGGCCCAGAAATTGAAGATGACTACCATAACTTCGATGCGCTGAATATCCCAACGCACCACCCGGCACGCGCTGACCACGACACTTTCTGGTTTGATGCCACTCGTCTGCTGCGTACGCAGACCTCCGGCGTACAGATCCGTACCATGAAGGATCAACAGCCGCCAATTCGTATTATCGCGCCGGGCCGCGTGTATCGTAACGACTACGATCAGACGCACACTCCGATGTTCCATCAGATGGAAGGGTTGATTGTTGATAAAAACATCAACTTCACCAACCTGAAAGGGACGCTGCACGATTTCCTGCGCAACTTCTTTGAAGAAGATTTGCAGATTCGTTTCCGTCCATCTTACTTCCCGTTCACCGAACCTTCCGCTGAAGTGGATGTGATGGGCAAGAACGGCAAATGGCTGGAAGTACTGGGCTGCGGTATGGTGCACCCGAATGTACTGCGTAATGTTGGCATTGATCCGGAAGTCTATTCCGGCTTTGCATTTGGCATGGGTATGGAGCGTTTAACCATGCTGCGTTACGGTGTCACCGATTTGCGTGCGTTCTTCGAAAACGATCTGCGTTTCCTCAAACAGTTTAAATAA
- the ihfA gene encoding integration host factor subunit alpha, producing MALTKAEMSEYLFDKLGLSKRDAKELVELFFEEIRRALENGEQVKLSGFGNFDLRDKNQRPGRNPKTGEDIPITARRVVTFRPGQKLKSRVENATPKEE from the coding sequence ATGGCGCTTACAAAAGCTGAAATGTCAGAATATCTGTTTGATAAGCTTGGGCTTAGCAAGCGGGATGCTAAAGAGCTGGTAGAGCTATTTTTCGAAGAGATCCGTCGTGCTCTGGAAAATGGCGAGCAGGTTAAGCTTTCCGGTTTTGGGAACTTTGATCTGCGTGATAAGAATCAACGCCCGGGACGTAACCCAAAAACGGGTGAAGATATTCCCATTACAGCCCGGCGTGTGGTGACCTTCAGACCAGGACAGAAGTTAAAAAGTCGGGTCGAGAATGCAACACCCAAAGAAGAGTAA